In Armatimonadota bacterium, the genomic stretch AAACCTCTCCGCGGCGGCGAAGCACTCCGCTACCGCCTGCAGCCCCGGGCGCTTGGCGGCGGCGGTGAAGAAGTTATCCACCCGCAGGTGCCCGCCGAAGTGCGCGTCGAACAGTTCCTTTACCCCGAGGTTGACGATGGTGCAATCCGCCGTGGCATAGGTCACCTGCGCATTGCGCATGTCAACCGCCGACGCAAGCGCGCGCCCGCTGATATCGGCCTCCGAGTCCTGGGTGAAGACCGCGACCATGCCGCCCAGAATCTCGGCCGCCATCATCGTCATCGCCGCCGCCAACGTCACGGGCGTGTTGAGGCCGATGGTCATCATCGAGGCCACGTAGAACTTGCCGACGCGCCGCGCGGCGCGCTCCACCGTCTCGCTGGCGGAGCGCCGGTCGAGGGTCAGCGGCGGCGTGATGCACTGCGACCCGCAGATGTACGCCGTCTCGCGCGGGCGACCGGTGACAACTTCCCCGATCGCTTGCAGGTACTTGATGTGCTCGGGGTAGATGGCCTCGATGCCTCCCACCTTGTCGGTGATCTTCAGGCCGAGCGCCAGGGATTCGATCCGCTCGGTCGGGGCTGGAACGTCCTGGCGGTACCACGTGCTGGTGTAGCCGATCTCGGGCACGGTGTGCGCCCACTTCTTCATGGTGACGAAGATGTCGGTGTCCACTGGCAGCACGCGCCCGGTCGGATAGTCGTAATACTTGGTGGGCCCGCAGTCGAAAATGGAGGTGCGCACTCCCTCGCGCATACGGGCCTCTTCCGCCTCGCGCCGTCCGGTCCAGATGAGGAAGTGCCCCCAGTCAATGATCCCGAAGTTGCGGAAGAACCGCTCGATGTCGCTGTCCAGCGGCTGCGTCCTGCGCTGTGAGGCCACGAAGTCCTCGAT encodes the following:
- a CDS encoding trimethylamine methyltransferase family protein, with product MVLHDSQKELLRDKVCDLLWEVGMRIEHEKIEADMVRLGCERSPGRRMRIPRGLIEDFVASQRRTQPLDSDIERFFRNFGIIDWGHFLIWTGRREAEEARMREGVRTSIFDCGPTKYYDYPTGRVLPVDTDIFVTMKKWAHTVPEIGYTSTWYRQDVPAPTERIESLALGLKITDKVGGIEAIYPEHIKYLQAIGEVVTGRPRETAYICGSQCITPPLTLDRRSASETVERAARRVGKFYVASMMTIGLNTPVTLAAAMTMMAAEILGGMVAVFTQDSEADISGRALASAVDMRNAQVTYATADCTIVNLGVKELFDAHFGGHLRVDNFFTAAAKRPGLQAVAECFAAAERFARLQGVSDVAYPGVGTLDNNGTGSPTQAVLDLEIRKGQFMGRGVTTDDVAIPFAEICERVQREKDFLATDHTLEHFRELRASSIFRTDDPAAGGWAGDEKAILDRCDEMWRERLEAYAPPQLPDDKLKALDEIVAAARRELLGG